From the Bos javanicus breed banteng chromosome 7, ARS-OSU_banteng_1.0, whole genome shotgun sequence genome, the window atgaatcacagcacaccaggcctccctgtccatcaccaactcctggagttcactcagacttacgtccatcgagtcggtgatgccatccagccatctcatcctctgtcgtccccttctcctccttcccccaatccctcccagcatcagagtcttttccaatgagtcaactcttcgcatgaagtggccaaagtactggagtttcagccttagcatcattccttccaaagaaatcccagggctgttggtgatcaataaaaataaaaatcaacaaagtgTGAAATGTGATGATGGAGGGGAAAATTAGCAAAGGGAAATATTTAAATGATCTCTTGGATTTACAATATacatagaattttatttctttatgttcaAATTTAAGCACTGTTTTTTCAAACTTTATCATATATCAAATTCATCTGGTGGGTTTGTTGAAACTTGAATTTCTGGCCCTTGCCCCTAGAGTTTATCAGCAGTAAACCTACAGTGATACCAAGAATTTGCAGTTCTAATCAGTTcccaagggctgctgctgctcacCTGGGGacccttcattttattttattttcactccaTTTTTCCTTCAGATTCATCAACAATatggaaaccagaaatcaaacagaTGTTTCCAATTTTTATCTCCTGGGATTGACAGATGATCCAGAACTACAGCTCCACATCTTCTTCCTGTTTCTGTCCATGTACCTGATCACTCTCCTGggaaacctgctcatcatcctggctGTCAGCTGTGACCCCCACATCCACacgcccatgtacttcttcctctccaacctgtcctttACTGACATCTGCATGAGCACAGCCACGATCCCCAAAATGCTGGTCAACATCCAAGCACAAAATCAGAGCATCACATATTCAGGCTGCCTCACCCAGATGTACTTCGTTATGGTTTTTGCCTTTCTGGAAAATTTTCTCCTTACTGTCATGGCTTATGACCGTTATGTGGCCATTTGTCACCCTTTAAGATACTCAATTATCATGAACCCACAAACCTGTGGCCTGCTGATTGTATTCTCACTGTTGCTAAGCATTCTGAATGCTCTGCTCCTCAGTCTGACAGCATTGCGGCTGTCCTTTTGTAAGAACCTGGAAATCCCTCACTTTTTCTGTGAACTTGCTCAGGTTGTCAAGCTAACATGTTCTGATACCCACATCAATGACCTTTTGTTATATTTGGTGGGTAGCATATTTGGTGTCGTTCCCCTCTCTGGCATCATTTTCTCTTATACTCAAATTGTCTCCTCTGTTTTGAGAATGCCATCAGCGGGTgcaaagctgaaagctttttccACCTGTGGGTCTCacttgtcagttgtttccttatTCTATGGGACAGGTTTTGGAGTTTATATAAGTTCTATCCTGACTGGCTCATCCAGGAAGACTGCAGTGGCTTCAGTTATGTACATTGTGGTTTCTCAGATGATGAACCCTTTTATCTACAGCCTGAGAAACAGGGACATGAAGGGAGCCTTGAGAAAACTCATCAATGGGACATCTTCTTTTCTGTGGTTGTGCCATCTACCTTGGCCTTGTGTTTATAGAACGAGGCAAAATAATAGTTAATAGATATATGTAGAATATTCCATTTGTAAGTggcagaatatacatttttttcaagtgtgcATGGACATTCTGTAGCATAGATCATATGTGGATCATTGATATccaacaaaagaggcaagaatatgtaATGGGTAATTgactatatgtatataaatgagttatatataaataatacatataagaAAACTcctgcaataaaggagacccgggttcaatccctgggtcaggaagatcccctggagaaggaaatggcaacccactccagtattcttgcctgggaaatcccatgaacagaggcacatggtgagctacagtgcatggggtcacaaagagtcagacacaactgagagactaacaattTCAcactttcatgtatatatattgcatgtgtatatatatatatatatatatatatatatatatgcaatattactcagccatagacaGGAATGAAATATTGCCCTTTGCTACAGCATGAATGGACTTGGGGGTTACTATGATAGTGAAATTAGtcacagagagaaagacaaataaagtatgctatcacttacatgtgaaatctaaaaaataaaatgcatgagtGGATGTAACAAAattaaacagactcacagatattgaGAACCACCCAGTTGTTACTAGTGGGAAGAAGAAGGTAGGAGAGGCAAGAAATTGGCAAGGgcttaaaaggtacaaactactatgtataaaataaattagctACAGGGATGTATTGTATTGTAAATGTAGCCAATATTTGataattcacttcattgtacagcagaaaccaacacaacacatACCcccataaaatatataataactttaaatgcagattaatttataaaaattttgaatgactacattgtacatctgaaactaatctAATAATGTAAATCATTTACACctcagaaaagataaataaacacTAGGGGTgcaatgtacaacatgatgacgTACGATATATAGGAAAGTAGTTAATCTTGAaagtaagaaaatgtattttccttcttttttctgtctttttattgtATCTCTTGATTATGACTGTTAGCTGAACTTGTTGTGATAATCACttcataatatatgtaaatcaaattaTCTGCTGTATACCTCAAACTTATGCAATGATGTGTgttaattatttctcaataaactaagaaaaaggaaatatacaaTGAAATTATTGTGGCAAAATTGGAAAAGGTGGATATGAACTCTGAAAAGGAATTAACTACCTATGTTGATTGAAACAAAGCTGTCCAAACAGAAGTGGAAAGAAGTAGATGGTGTGCAGCTACCTTGCCTCAGAGGGTCAGACATTGGCCATCATGAACTCATCCATTCTAGAGTCTTGATCTGGAAGGTCCAGGGATCAGCATGACACTAAAATAGCTTGTCTAATGAGGAGCTTTAGTTATTGATCCCCAGGGATGCAGAGATTGCAAGAGTCTCCCTGTGACCACCTCACTCAACGGTCCTTGCTCAGTAAGGAAGCAGGACACGTGAACCTCCTTCCAGAGATGATCTTTCTTGACCTGGAGCCCGTTGCCTCAATCAGTTTGTCTGGTCCTTCTAAGGACAGATCTGCCTTCAAGATCCACGGGAGATATATCAAGCACCATACTTCAGTGATGTCAGCCAGGTAACACAAAGTCTCTTTGATATTGTTACACTATAATTTCTTACAGTTGAAGCAGTGAGGAGAGACATAAGATTAAAACCAAGACCCTCGTGACCCCCAACAAACTCTGACTCTGTTTTTGACATGTTCACATATATGTTTGTATGAATTCTCACCAAGGACTTTTTCCACTGGGATCATACACTCTCTCTATAATGGCAGGACCCATTTTTCTCCTGAGTAGAAATCCTCCCCCTCACAAACATGGGTGCTATAAAATGTTCAGATGTTTACTTTAAATCTTGTGCTGGTGGTGAAGGGGTCTGTACAATGTATTAgtttgctgtgctgtgtgcttagtcacttagtcatgtctgactctttgtgaccccatggactgcagcccaccaggctcctctgtctatgggaattctccaggcaagaatactggagtgggttgccacgcccttctccagggggtcttcccactccagggactgaacccaggtctcccaggcattctttaccatctgagcccccaggaagcTAGTGCTGCCATAGCAGAGtagcacagactgggtggcttaataACAAAGTTAttgtcacagttctggagattggAAGCCTAGATGAAGGTGTCAGCAAGACTGGTTTCTTTTGAGGCCATTTTTCTTGGCTTGTAGCTGGCCATATTCTCTTCATGTGGTCTTTCCTCTGTATGCATGTATGCAAATCTCTCTTTGGATTAAGGTTCACCTTAATGATTCCATTTTAACCAAATTACCTCTTCAAAGATCTTATCTCAAATACAGTCATATTCTAAATATTAGGGTATCAGTAtatgaatgaaattaaattaaaatacacttgcttcttggagggaaagctatgacaaacctagacagcataataaaaagcaaagacatcactttgctgacaaaattccacatagtcaaacctatggtctttccagtagtcttgtacagatgtgaaacttggattataaagaaggctgagtatggAAAGATTGAAGCTTTtgatttgtggtgctggagaagactcttgagagacctttggactgcaaggagatcaaaccagtgtatcctaaaggaaatcaaccctgagtactccttggaaggatggatgctgaagctccaacactttggccacctgatacaaacagtcaactcattggaaaagaccctgatgctagaaaagctcagttcagtcattcatgtcagactctttgcgaccctgtatactgcagcacatcaggcttccctgtccatcaccaactcctggagcttgctcaaactcatgtccattgagtcggtgatgtcatccaaccatctcatcctctatcatctccttcttgtcctgccttcaacctttcccagcatcagggtcttttctaatgagtcattgattctttgcatcaggtggccaaagtactggagcttcaattttcagcatcagtccttccaatgaatattaagggttgatttcctttagaactgactggcttgatctccctgcagtccaagggactctcaagagtcttctccaacaccacagttcaaaagcgtcaattcttcagtgctcagctttctttatggtacaactctcacatctatacatgactagtggaaaaagcATAGTTtagactatacagacctctgtcagcagagtaatgtctctgctttttaatatgctgtctaggttggtcatagcttttcttccaaggagtaaacatctttaaatttcatggctgaagtcaccatttgcagtgattttggagcccaagaaaataaagtctgtcactgtttctgaggaggtcttacaaatagctgagaaaagaagagaagctaaaggcaaaggagaaaaggaaaggtatacccattttaatgcagatttccaaagaatagcaaggagagataagaaagccttcctcaatgatcagtgcaaagaaatagaggaaaacaataggatgggagatctcttcaagaaaattagagatacaaagggaacatttcatgcaaagatggacacaataaaggaagaaacagTGTGGgactaacagaaacagaagctattaagaagaggtggcaagaatacacagaagaactatacaaaaaagatcttcatgacccagaaaccacaatggtgtgatcactcatctagagccagacatcctggaatgcaaagtcataggaagcatcactacaaacaaagctactggaggtgatggaattccagttgagctatgtcaaatcctgaaagatgatgctgttaaagtgctgcaatcaatatgccagcaaatctggaaaactcagcagtggtcacaggactggaaaaagctggttttcattccaatcccaaagaaaggcaatgccaagaatgttcaaactacctcacaattgcactcatctcacacactagcaaagtaatgctcaaaattctccaagtgagtctTGGAGAGTGACTAAGtgagtcttcaacagtatgtgaaccatgaacttccagatgtttaagctgtatttagaaaaggcagtggaaccagagatcaaattgtcaacatctgttgtatcatcaaaaaatcaagaaagctccagaaaaaaacagatacttctgctttattgactatgccaaagcctttgactgtgtgaatcaccacaaactgtggaaaattctgaaagacatgggaataccagacctccttacctgccttctgagaaatctgtatgcaggtcaagaagcaacagttaaaactggacatggaacaacagactggctgcAAATAGGgcaagaagtatgtcaaggctgtatactgtcaccctgcttatttaacttatatgcagagtacatcatgcaaaatgccaggctggttgaagcacaagctggaatcaagattgcctggagaaataacaataatctcAGACACgcagatggcagaaagtgaagaagaactaaagagtctcttgatgaaagtgaaagaggagagtgaaaaagctggcttaaaactcaata encodes:
- the LOC133251888 gene encoding olfactory receptor 7G2-like → METRNQTDVSNFYLLGLTDDPELQLHIFFLFLSMYLITLLGNLLIILAVSCDPHIHTPMYFFLSNLSFTDICMSTATIPKMLVNIQAQNQSITYSGCLTQMYFVMVFAFLENFLLTVMAYDRYVAICHPLRYSIIMNPQTCGLLIVFSLLLSILNALLLSLTALRLSFCKNLEIPHFFCELAQVVKLTCSDTHINDLLLYLVGSIFGVVPLSGIIFSYTQIVSSVLRMPSAGAKLKAFSTCGSHLSVVSLFYGTGFGVYISSILTGSSRKTAVASVMYIVVSQMMNPFIYSLRNRDMKGALRKLINGTSSFLWLCHLPWPCVYRTRQNNS